The Streptomyces sp. NBC_00344 genome includes a window with the following:
- a CDS encoding cobalamin-dependent protein (Presence of a B(12) (cobalamin)-binding domain implies dependence on cobalamin itself, in one of its several forms, or in some unusual lineages, dependence on a cobalamin-like analog.), with the protein MSGAGTKITDEARTAFDQYLTRADAKGAVALGVRLLEEGTGAEEVLLDLVAPAQVTVGSRWAAGEWTVAREHAATHISQQVVDAVATAARPPEDAATGGDIVVACSDGEWHTLAPRILSEVLRLHGFRVRFLGGHVRPARLIADLHANGPDLAALSCTLPVRLPSASRLFEACRTADVPVLAGGPGFGPGGVWAYTLGADLYAPGARAAVDVLRSQWPPVPASGPTPDHPSTEAYAWLTQQRPELLRGVLERLRLPVHDDDPSDPRFEDVVEQVGYLTDSLAAGVFVDDSRVLTGCLGFLREFLAARSSRPDCLETVLAALSELLRDSPRALAHVAVGRKWLNDRTDGSGSGSG; encoded by the coding sequence ATGAGCGGTGCCGGAACGAAGATCACCGACGAGGCGCGGACCGCGTTCGACCAGTACCTGACCCGGGCGGACGCCAAGGGCGCCGTCGCGCTGGGCGTGCGCCTGCTGGAGGAGGGCACGGGCGCGGAGGAGGTGCTGCTCGATCTGGTCGCCCCCGCGCAGGTCACGGTGGGGTCCCGGTGGGCGGCCGGTGAATGGACGGTGGCCAGGGAACACGCCGCCACCCACATCAGCCAGCAGGTGGTCGACGCCGTCGCCACGGCTGCCCGTCCGCCGGAGGACGCCGCGACCGGGGGCGACATCGTGGTCGCCTGCAGCGACGGTGAGTGGCACACGCTGGCCCCGCGCATCCTCTCGGAGGTCCTGCGGCTGCACGGTTTCCGTGTGCGGTTCCTCGGCGGTCATGTCCGGCCGGCCCGGCTGATCGCCGATCTGCACGCGAACGGTCCGGATCTGGCCGCCCTGTCGTGCACCCTGCCGGTCCGGCTGCCGTCGGCCAGCCGGTTGTTCGAGGCATGCCGGACGGCCGATGTCCCGGTCCTGGCCGGCGGGCCCGGCTTCGGCCCGGGCGGTGTCTGGGCGTACACCCTGGGCGCGGACCTGTACGCACCCGGTGCCCGGGCCGCCGTGGATGTGCTGCGCAGCCAGTGGCCGCCGGTCCCGGCGAGCGGTCCGACGCCGGACCACCCTTCCACCGAGGCGTACGCGTGGCTCACGCAGCAGCGCCCCGAGCTGCTACGGGGTGTGCTGGAGCGGCTGCGGCTGCCCGTCCACGACGACGACCCCTCCGATCCGCGGTTCGAGGATGTCGTCGAGCAGGTGGGCTACCTGACGGACTCCCTCGCCGCCGGGGTCTTCGTCGACGACTCACGCGTCCTCACCGGCTGCCTCGGATTTCTCCGGGAGTTCCTCGCCGCCCGCTCCTCGCGGCCGGACTGCCTCGAAACGGTGCTGGCAGCCCTTTCGGAGCTGCTGCGCGACTCGCCCCGGGCTCTCGCCCATGTCGCCGTCGGCCGGAAGTGGCTGAACGACCGGACCGACGGCTCCGGCTCCGGCTCCGGCTGA
- a CDS encoding PP2C family protein-serine/threonine phosphatase yields the protein MTDGEIRGASSLPSPSAWGGRTPPWTAGAAQWSSAEGPHGLLDLVDQAVVMCDESGVVHGFNGPAAAVFPQLRTGGPLVEPMASAAARGAERFACVVAGRRLSGHRRRWNGYAVWLVRRDSPVRRDEQPPPAGRGRSDFLEQAGVRLSSSLHHGRTVRALVQAPLPVLADAAVAVLPVPGHRATWHRAGQGAGADSGEMPVAALQGAPWVADALGGRQRRPVVRALGELGDVAALLPQGPDCEGLVIPLSGNGVPVGVLVLVRGPGRQGFDEADIELGEQLAAKAGPAIGASALYSQQARTTAVVQEDLAPAPLPDVDGIVLGAAYRPAAEALRMSGDFYHVAAERDGGVTFFFGDVCGKGAEAALLAGQVRQSLRTLALVESDPLRTLGLLNRALLTSASRFTTLLTGSVLPAPGGGLTVRAAGGGHLPPLVLRGDGRVETVPVEGTLVGILPEAEFGLTEFRLEPGELMLLYSDGVTEARGGPAGNTMYGDERLVRDLATCRGMPAGAVTERVELLTTGWLGGRGHDDITVLAVQAPVRDGGREVR from the coding sequence ATGACGGACGGCGAAATCAGGGGTGCCTCATCGCTCCCGTCTCCGTCGGCCTGGGGCGGGCGCACACCACCGTGGACGGCGGGCGCGGCACAGTGGTCCAGCGCCGAAGGGCCGCACGGGCTGCTCGATCTGGTGGATCAGGCGGTGGTGATGTGCGACGAGTCGGGTGTGGTGCACGGGTTCAACGGTCCCGCGGCAGCGGTGTTCCCACAGCTGCGCACGGGAGGGCCGCTGGTTGAGCCCATGGCGTCGGCGGCGGCTCGGGGCGCGGAACGGTTCGCATGCGTGGTCGCCGGCCGCAGACTGTCCGGACACAGACGCCGGTGGAACGGCTATGCCGTCTGGCTGGTACGCCGCGACAGCCCTGTCCGGCGGGATGAGCAGCCGCCGCCTGCCGGACGGGGCCGCTCCGACTTCCTCGAGCAGGCCGGCGTACGGCTGAGCAGCTCGCTGCACCACGGCCGCACGGTGCGCGCCCTGGTGCAGGCACCGCTTCCGGTGCTGGCGGATGCGGCGGTGGCCGTACTGCCCGTGCCGGGGCACCGGGCCACCTGGCACCGGGCCGGGCAGGGTGCGGGGGCCGATTCGGGGGAGATGCCGGTCGCGGCACTGCAGGGCGCTCCGTGGGTCGCGGACGCGCTGGGAGGCCGGCAACGCCGGCCGGTTGTCCGTGCTCTCGGCGAGCTGGGAGATGTGGCAGCCCTGCTGCCGCAGGGTCCGGACTGCGAGGGGCTGGTGATCCCGCTCTCCGGAAACGGAGTTCCCGTCGGGGTGCTCGTCCTGGTACGAGGACCGGGCCGGCAGGGCTTCGACGAGGCGGACATCGAGCTCGGCGAACAGCTGGCCGCGAAGGCCGGGCCCGCGATCGGCGCTTCCGCCCTGTACTCGCAGCAGGCCCGCACCACCGCCGTCGTCCAGGAGGACCTGGCCCCCGCCCCGCTGCCCGACGTCGATGGCATCGTGCTCGGAGCTGCCTACCGTCCTGCCGCCGAGGCCCTGCGCATGAGCGGCGACTTCTACCACGTCGCCGCGGAGCGGGACGGGGGTGTGACGTTCTTCTTCGGGGATGTGTGCGGCAAGGGCGCGGAAGCGGCGCTGCTGGCCGGCCAGGTGCGGCAGAGCCTGCGGACCCTGGCTCTCGTGGAGTCCGATCCGCTGCGGACCCTGGGCCTGCTCAACCGGGCTCTGCTCACCAGCGCGAGCCGCTTCACGACACTGCTGACCGGTTCGGTCCTGCCGGCTCCGGGCGGGGGCCTGACCGTTCGGGCGGCGGGCGGCGGCCACCTCCCGCCGCTGGTGCTGCGCGGCGACGGCCGCGTGGAGACCGTGCCGGTCGAGGGCACCCTGGTCGGCATCCTGCCGGAAGCGGAATTCGGTCTGACGGAGTTCCGTCTCGAGCCGGGTGAACTGATGCTGCTCTACAGCGACGGAGTGACCGAGGCGCGCGGCGGCCCGGCCGGGAACACGATGTACGGAGATGAGCGGCTCGTCCGCGACCTGGCCACCTGCCGCGGGATGCCGGCCGGGGCGGTGACCGAACGGGTGGAGCTTCTCACCACGGGGTGGCTCGGGGGCCGTGGCCACGACGACATCACCGTACTGGCGGTCCAGGCGCCGGTCCGCGACGGCGGGAGGGAAGTCCGATGA